The genomic DNA TGACTTATTATCTAAACAGCATGACCAGGTTGTTCCTTTCCGAAATGGTAATTTCGTAAGCCCAACTGTAAATGCTATAAATGGAAAGTATTATGACCATGCCGGAAATCAAATTGAAAAAAATCCGGAGATTGCAAGATTAGAGGAAAAAGTGAAACTGAAATTAGATCTTTCAGACCGGGTAGTAAATGGTGACTTGTTACGATTCTATACACCTAAAGGTTTTAAGCCTGTAGACCGCTCTAAATATGATTACAATCATCATGAAAAAATCAATGAAGATGCTTCAGATCACTAATTAGCTGTTGAGTTCTCTCAACAGCTTTTTTATTAGATTAAATGCAAAGGGGCCTGACCCCTCCATTACAACATATAGACAAATTATTAATTAACTCATTCTATACATTGTCGTTTGAGGAAGGTGTCAGACCCCTAAGAGTCAACCTCTATGAAATTACCTCTGATTTCCTTAACGGAATAGACTGAAGCTGTTGTTCTGTATTATAATTTTTTGTTACTTCAATATATTTGATATGGTGGTCTTCCATTTCTAAAATTTTGAAATCATAAGATTCCAGGCTAATGATGTCGCCTTCTTTTGCTTCATAATTTTCTGTCAGAATCCAGCCGCCGATTGTATCAACATCTTCATCATCAATTTCAGTGCCTAACAAGTCGTTAACCTCACTGACAAGCACTTTAGAATCAATAATAAAATGTCCGTCTTTTATTTTTCGCACCATCGGAACTTCATCCATGTCAAATTCATCCTGAATTTCACCAACAATTTCTTCGAGAATGTCCTCAACAGTTACAAGTCCTGAAGTTCCGCCATATTCATCCATTAAGATTGCCATGTGAATCCGTTCTTTTTGCATCTTAACGAGCAGATCGTGAATTGGAATTGTATCAATCACTCGAATAATCGGCCGGATATACGATTCAAGCGTTTTCGTTCCGATTCCTTGTTTTGAAATAAAATCAGTCAACAGTTCTTTTATGTTTACTAGCCCGATAATATGGTCTTTATCACCATCTATAATAGGGTATCGGGTGAATTTTTCTTTTTTGACAATCTGCAGAAAAGTTTCAAGGGTGTCATCTTTCGACAAAGACACAATCTCTGTCCTTGGGACCATGATTTCTTTTGCAATCCGGTTGTCAAATTCAAAAATTTTGTTTACATACTTAAACTCTGATTGGTTAATTTCGCCACTTTTATAGCTTTCGGACAAAATAATGCGAAGTTCTTCCTCTGAGTGAGCCAGTTCATGTTCGGAAGCAGGCTTTAATCCGAACAGGTTTGCTACAAGACGTGCAGAACCGTTTAAAGTCCAAATAAACGGATAAAGCAATTTATAGAACCAGATAAGCGGACGTGCCGCAATTAAACTTACAATTTCCGCCTTTTGAATCGCCAACGTTTTCGGTGCCAATTCACCAACTACTACGTGCAAAAAGGTAATAAAGGCGAAAGCTATTCCGAATGTCAGTATATGCGACAGGGAACTTGGCAAGTATAATTCATGGAACAGCGGGCGCAAAATCCGTTCAATCGTCGGTTCCCCGAGCCATCCTAGTCCTAGTGCAGTAAGAGTGATTCCAAGCTGGCAGGCAGATAAATATTCATCAAGGTTTGAAATTATTTGTTTAGCTGCAATTGCGCTTTTGCTGCCTTCTTCAATCAACTGATCGATTCTTGAACTTCGCACTCTTATAATGGCAAACTCCGACGCGACAAAAAATGCCGTTAAAGCAATTAAAATGGCTATTAAAACCAAGTTAAATATGTCCAAATAAATTTCCTTAGCTCGTAACAATAACGAGTAAGGAGTCACCTCCTGATTTATTAAAAAATTAACTCGTCAGAATCAAAAGCGACTGCATCAAGGCGGAACCTTCCCTGGAAAGCTTATTGGCCAAATCTTCTTTTTGCGGTCCGTCAAGGTTTTTAATAAGTGGCAAAATTACTGCTAATTCATTGTGCAGCTGTCTCATTTGATTAGTTACATTACTTACATGCTTTTCAACTTCTGATTCTCGAATTTGCTTCGATTTTTTGATTTCTAGTTTTCTTTTAATCTCTTCAAGGGGAAAGTGCATTGATTTGCATTCTTCAATAAATTTAAGATCGATTAAAGCTTCTTCAGAATAGATCCGATAGTTTGATTTAGAGCGGTCAGCTTTAAGCAGTCCCAAGCTTGTATAATAATCAATTGTTCTTTTTGAAACTCCGGACAAATTGGCTAACTCGCCGATACGATAGACTGCCCCATCATATCACCTCTGTTATTTTAAATTATAATAATTATAGAGTTTTTAAACCGTACAGTCAAACGTTACAGTTTCATTAAAATGTAGTTATACTATTATATGATTAGTGGCCGCAATAAATAAATTAAATGATGAATTTTCTGATAATTATGATTGTGTGAAAGGCTGTCTCATAAGGGTCTGACCCTTAGGTTTTTGAGACAGCCTCAATATTTTTTAAACATTTTCCTGTTTTTTACATACTTCTATATATAATATGTGATGTCCTTCTATTTCTTTAATTTTGAATATATGATCTTCCTGTTCAAGAAAATCTCCTTCTTGCACATCAAATTTATGTGTCAGGAACCAGCCGCCAATCGTATCGACTTCCTCTTCTTCCAAAGAAGTTCCAAGGAGATCATTTACCTCCGAAATCAAGAGTTTAGCGTCAAGAATATAGCCATTTTCGGTTTTACGAATAAGAGGGACCTCGTCAATGTCAAATTCATCTCTTATCTCTCCTACAATTTCTTCAAGGATGTCTTCAACCGTAACTAATCCTGCAGTTCCGCCATATTCGTCAAAAAGGATTGCCAAATGTGATCTTTCTCGCTGCATTTTAACGAGTAAATCTTGTATTGGAATCGTTTCAATAACCCGTATCACAGGTTTTATATAGGGGCGCAAGGGATATTCGCCTTCACATTTCTTTTGTATACAGTCTGTCAAAATTTCTTTTATGTTAACTATCCCGATAATATTATCTTTGTCACCGTCGGTGGTTACCGGATAACGTGTAAATTTTTCCTCTTTTACAACCGTTAATATCTCTTCTAGGGTTGCATACTCCGGAAAGCTGATGATTTCCGTCCTTGGCACCATTATTTCTTTTGCAACACGATTGTCAAATTCAAAGATTTTGTTGACATATTTATATTCAGACTGGTTAATTTCACCACTTTTAAGGCTCTCTGAAAGAATGATGCGAAGTTCTTCTTCGGAAAGCGCGAGTTCATGTTCTGAAGCAGATTTCAGCCCAAACAAACCTGCGACAAATCTTGCTGAGCTATTTAATGCCCAGATAAACGGATACATCACCTTATAAAACCAAATCAGGGGCAGAGCCAACGAAAGGGTGATGCTCTCTGCTTTGTGGATTGCAATTGTTTTTGGTGCTAATTCTCCAATTACAACATGCAGAAAAGTAATGACGGAAAAGGCAATCAAAAAGGAGAGTATTTGGCTAATTGATTCTTGAATGCCTAGTTTTCCAAATAACGGTCGAAGAATTCCTTCCACAGTCGGTTCTCCAAGCCACCCGAGGCCAAGTGCAGTAATCGTAATCCCTAGCTGGCATGCAGATAAATAGCCGTCCAGATTTGAAATGACCTTTTTGGCTGCTTCAGCTTTGTTATTCCCCTCCAGTATCAGCTGGTCGATTCTAGATGTACGGACTTTTACGATTGCAAATTCCGATGCAACAAAAAAAGCAGTCAATGCAATCAAGAAAGCAACTAAAAATAAATTTGCTCCTATCATGTACGAGCCTCACATTTTCGTAAGGCGTTCACCTCCCCCTTTTTTGCATAATTTGATACATGTACTTTTCCCATATTTATCCCGTTCTAGTCGTACATAAGTTTCCTGCCGAAAACGAAACGAAAAAAAGCTGCCTTTTTGGACAGCTTTTCATCATTTTTTCCATTCTCTAGCTAAAAGGCCGTAGATGATCAGATCATGGTAGTGGTCATTTAGATATTCACCGTCACGGATAAGGCCTTCCTGAACAAAGCCAAGCCGTTCAGGGATGGCACGGCTTTTAAAATTTTTTGTGCCGCAGCGGATTTCAATCCGGTTTAGCAAGAGGTCAAAAAATGCATAGTTAATAAGTGCCTGAACTGCTCTCGTCATAATTCCATGTCCTTCAGCTTCTTTAGCAAGCCAATAGCCGATGCTCGTTTGTCTGTTGTTCCAATCAATATGGTGGAACCCGATGGATCCTACTAATTTTCCTTTATAGCGGATGCCAGTTTGAAAGCCATTGTTGTCTGCAAATTGTTTCAGCCAAATCGAAATAATCGTATGGTATTGTGAAGATGAATAGATGCTGTCAACCCATGGAAGCCATTCCCTCAAATGGATGCGATTTGAATCAACAAGATTGAACAGCTCGTGAGAATGATGGAGCTGAAACAGTTGAAGTTCAATTTCTTCATCTACTTTTAAGGTAAACATTCCTATTTCCCCTTTTTTAATAAGCATATAGAGAAATTGGAAAAATGTACACAGATTTTTTGGGAAAAGGAGCGGAACTGCTGCGTCTGCTAGAGCAAAAACCTTGTCTAGGATTGTAAATAGTTAGAGCTTGGCTTCGCTCACACCGGCCTTATATTATTGTTCGTTCATAAGAAAAAGCAGTGTTTAAAACCGCTTTTTCTCATTCTTTCATTGAGGTGTCTGCGGAAGGCAAAATAATTGTGAATACTGTTTTCTCTTCGTTTGATTTGCAAGATAAGACCCCTTTATGTTTTTCGATGATTTCTTTGCAAACAAATAGTCCAAGACCGGTTCCTAGTTTTTTTGTCGTGACAAATGGTTCGAAAATCGTTTGCAACATTTCTTTTGATATCATAGGGCCGTTATTAGCTATTTCAAGCTTGATATATTCTTTTTTTTCATTTGTATAATATCCTTTAATTTCTATTAGCGGGTCACTGCGATATTGGCTTAGGACATCGATGGCATTAAAGATAATGTTAATCAGGACTTGGCGGATTTCATCAGAATACCCATAAAGCTTTATGTCATTAACAATTTCATTAATAATTCTGACTTTGCAATCTAAAATACTCGGATATAAAAAGGTCAGAACTTCATCAATTAACGATTTTAACGAAAAAATGCTTTTGTCTTTACCAATTAGTTCTTTTTTTGAAAGAAGTAGAAACTGTGAAATTCGAAAATTTAATTGTTCTAATTCATTTGAGATAATATCTAAATAGTTCATTGAAGGATAATCTGCTTTTAATAATTGAATGAAACCTTGGATAGATGTTAACGGGTTGCGGAATTCATGAATAAAGCTTGAAGTCATCTGGCCGAGAAGGGTAAGTCTGTCTTTATGGGTGGAATCGATAAACTTTGACTTCTCTTCGATAATTTTATTTTTCGCTTCTGTGTAGTAAGAAACTGTATAGTAAAGGAATTTATCGAAGCAATAGTTAATGTTATCGATTGACTTTTGGAGTTCTGTCCAGTCCATATCCATTTTATTCAGATATTTATTAATAATGGATCTGCCAAGATTAATATTATATACAAATTCACCAATATTAATATCTGCTTTAACCCTTTCATCACCGACAACATATGCCAGTTTTTTTATATATGTTTCAATTTTTTCTTCAGGTCTTGTTAAGATACTTTTTACAATATCAAAAATTGCTTCCCCATTTTGTTTTATGTGGTCCTTAAACGGATCTTTATCAGATTCCATTATCATTTTTTCCCACTCATCTAATATGACCTTTTTTTGGCTTTCCAAAAAGTCGGTTAATCTCCTTTTTGTAGTGGCTAACATGTTTTCCTCCTGTTCCACTTTATTTTGTGTATTAATAGTATTCGATGGGAAATAGCAAATTCCTTTATCGTATTTTACAAAATAATGAGGAATAATGGCGAAAAATCGATATTTACGTATATTACTGGCAATTTACCTGTAATTTTTGAACGAAATGAAAAAGAACGGCACTTGCCGTTCTCTAATCTCCATTCAGAAGCGGTTCTATATGGATGATTGCACTTTCAATCATATGCATATGACGGAGATTCTTCTCAATATTTTCAGTAATGTTATGACTTTCTACAACATTTAAAGAAGGTTTTACTAAAACCGTTGCTTCTACTAAAACTTGGTTTCCGTTCATCCGTGCTTTCACTTCTTTAATGGACTCTACTCCTGGTGTTTTACGAATAGTTGTTACAATCTCCGCAAGCATTTCCTCATTAAAGCCATCTGTTAATGAGTGGGAAGCTTCAGAAAAGATCCCCACTGCTGTTTTGCAAATTAGAACTCCAACGGCAAGTGCCGTTAAAACATCAAGGAGGGCAATGCCAAATTGTGTTCCGGCTATTCCTATAAATGCCCCAATGCTGACTAATGCATCTGAACGGTTGTCATAAGCAACAGCTTTGATAGAAGAACTGTTGATTTTTTCTCCAAGTTTTAAGTTGTATCGATAGACGCCATACATGGCCAATGCACTTCCCAAGGCAGTCCATGCCGTAAGCCAATTTGGGGTTTCAATATTATCCTTGAAGAAATTTTGAATGCCCCCAATGATCACTTGAATTCCGACAGAGATCATAATAAAAGCAGCCACTAAAGATGCGACTGATTCCGCTCGTGAATGTCCGTATAAATGATTATGATCAGCAGGTTTTCTTGAAATTCGTAGTCCAATTAAAACCGCTACCGAAGCGATTACATCAGTTAAATTGTTTAAGCCGTCTGCTCCAAGTCCTTCGGAGTGGCCGATTTTGGCAATTAACAATTTGATGGACGCCAAAATGATATATGCAATGATGCTTAACCAGGCGCCTTTTTCACCTAATCTTAATTGGTCGTTTCGTTCCATGACAAACCCCCAATGAATCATATGACCAACTTAAACCATACCAAAAGAAAGGTATGTGAGTCTATAGAAACAATGTCGGAGAAAGGCAGTTCTATTGAATATATTAAAATAATTTGCTTTAGGCAAAATAATTGATGGTTATACAGAATCAAAGATTTCCTTGTTTATTTTTGTGAGTTTCCCGCAAAAGCCTCTTATTAAGAGATTAAATTCTAACAAAAAATTGAAAATGTAAATTTTCACTCTGCATCTGAAGGTAAAATTGATATAATAAAGATAATCATTCTTAATTAGAAATTATGGTGATAATAATGCTTAGACTAAGAGTTGGTGAAAAAGGGACGATCAAGGACATTTCCAAGGCCGATTATTTAGTTCAGCGGAGATTGCTTGATCTTGGAATTACTGAAGGCTCAGAGATTTGTATTAAGAGAATTTTGCCGTTTGGAGGACCTGTAATGGTGGAATCTGGTGGACAATGTGTAGGTATCCGTCGAAAAGAAGCAGACAGAATAGAAGTGGAGAGATCTAAATGAATATTGCGCTCCTTGGAAATCCAAATACAGGAAAAACCTCTTTATTTAATAATCTTACAGGATCATATGAATACGTAGGCAACTGGAGTGGAGTTACCGTTGAAAAGAAAGTCGGCCTATTAAAAGATAAGAAAAACAAATTAATTGACCTGCCGGGAATTTACACTCTTAACCCTCTTTCAAAAGATGAAGGAATTGTGACAAATTTTTTGTTAACTGGTTCTTTTGATAAGATCCTTAATATTCTGGATGCATCACAGTTGGAAAGAAATATGCATCTGACGATTCAGTTGCTCGAATATGGCAAGCCGCTAATTGTAGGTTTAAATATGATTGATGTAGCGGCAAATCGGGGGATTCAGATTGATCGGAATCAATTGTCAGCTGCATTAGGAGTACCAGTTGTACCTGTTGTAGCAAGAAGTGGAAAGGGTTGTGAAGAACTGGCGGAAATTACTGTTTCCAATTCGATTTCCACTGTGAATAACGAGCTTGTTTACTATGATAAAGAAATTGAAGATGCCGTATTAAAGCTCGATGCAAAATTGAAAGGGAAAACCAACCATTCTTCCAGGTGGCTCACTTTGCAATTATTGGAGGGCAATCCATATGTGAAAGATTATTTGATGGGTTTTATAGATATTCAACAAATAGAACAGTTTGTTTCGGAAGTTGAAAAATCAGTAAAAGAAAAATATCAAGTAAATTCGCTTGAACAATTCATTTATAAAAAAAGAAAGAATGCAATTGAAAAGATTATAAAAGAATCTGCATTCATTAAGACTGTTCACAATCCGCCTCTCTCTGAACGGATTGATAGAATTGTAACCAACAAATTCTTAGGGATACCGATTTTTCTGTTTTTTATGTATTTTGTGTTTATGCTGACGTTTGATTGGCTTGGTTTTCGATTGTCTGATCTACTGGATGGTTTTATTTCAGGACCACTTACAAATGCTATTAGCTATCTTTTATCAATCATAGGTGGTTCCGAGTTTATTCGAGCATTAGTGCTTGAGGGAATTGTAGCAGGTGTCGGCGGTGTTCTCGTTTTTGTTCCGCAAATTTTTATATTATTCTTCTTTATTTCTTTTCTTGAAGATTCAGGTTATATGGCAAGAGTTGCTCTTGTTATGGACCGATTCATGGAGGCGGCAGGCTTGAACGGTAAAGCCTTTATTCCGATGATCATTGGATTTGGCTGTAATGTTCCTGGTATTATGGCAGCCAGGACCATTGAGACTCCCAAAGAAAGGCTGTTAACAGTTTTATTAACACCATTAATGTCATGCTCTGCAAGACTTCCGGTATACGCATTATTTATCGGAGCGTTTTTCGTTCATCATAAGGCAATAATTGTTCTTTCTTTATATGTAATGGGTATTGTCATTGCACTTTTGTTGGCGAAAATTTTTTCGTCGACAATCCTTAAGGGAGAAACTTCTTTCTTTGTGATCGAACTTCCTCCTTATCGCCTTCCGCAAATGAAAGCTTTGTGGAGAAGCACCTGGGATAAAGGAAAAGGCTTTGTGAAAAAAGCAGGTACCTTTATCTTTGCAGGTTCTGTTTTGATCTGGCTGTTGTCCTACATTGGCCCGGCAGGAGTAAATGTGGATATGGACAAAAGTTTTTTAGCTGCTATTGGAGGGATTTTTGCACCTTTGTTAAAGCCAATCGGATTTGGCAGTTGGCAAGCAGGGGCTTCATTGTTGACTGGATTCCTGGCCAAGGAATCAATTAT from Bacillus methanolicus MGA3 includes the following:
- a CDS encoding hemolysin family protein, whose protein sequence is MDIFNLVLIAILIALTAFFVASEFAIIRVRSSRIDQLIEEGSKSAIAAKQIISNLDEYLSACQLGITLTALGLGWLGEPTIERILRPLFHELYLPSSLSHILTFGIAFAFITFLHVVVGELAPKTLAIQKAEIVSLIAARPLIWFYKLLYPFIWTLNGSARLVANLFGLKPASEHELAHSEEELRIILSESYKSGEINQSEFKYVNKIFEFDNRIAKEIMVPRTEIVSLSKDDTLETFLQIVKKEKFTRYPIIDGDKDHIIGLVNIKELLTDFISKQGIGTKTLESYIRPIIRVIDTIPIHDLLVKMQKERIHMAILMDEYGGTSGLVTVEDILEEIVGEIQDEFDMDEVPMVRKIKDGHFIIDSKVLVSEVNDLLGTEIDDEDVDTIGGWILTENYEAKEGDIISLESYDFKILEMEDHHIKYIEVTKNYNTEQQLQSIPLRKSEVIS
- a CDS encoding MerR family transcriptional regulator → MGELANLSGVSKRTIDYYTSLGLLKADRSKSNYRIYSEEALIDLKFIEECKSMHFPLEEIKRKLEIKKSKQIRESEVEKHVSNVTNQMRQLHNELAVILPLIKNLDGPQKEDLANKLSREGSALMQSLLILTS
- a CDS encoding hemolysin family protein, whose amino-acid sequence is MIGANLFLVAFLIALTAFFVASEFAIVKVRTSRIDQLILEGNNKAEAAKKVISNLDGYLSACQLGITITALGLGWLGEPTVEGILRPLFGKLGIQESISQILSFLIAFSVITFLHVVIGELAPKTIAIHKAESITLSLALPLIWFYKVMYPFIWALNSSARFVAGLFGLKSASEHELALSEEELRIILSESLKSGEINQSEYKYVNKIFEFDNRVAKEIMVPRTEIISFPEYATLEEILTVVKEEKFTRYPVTTDGDKDNIIGIVNIKEILTDCIQKKCEGEYPLRPYIKPVIRVIETIPIQDLLVKMQRERSHLAILFDEYGGTAGLVTVEDILEEIVGEIRDEFDIDEVPLIRKTENGYILDAKLLISEVNDLLGTSLEEEEVDTIGGWFLTHKFDVQEGDFLEQEDHIFKIKEIEGHHILYIEVCKKQENV
- a CDS encoding GNAT family N-acetyltransferase, with translation MFTLKVDEEIELQLFQLHHSHELFNLVDSNRIHLREWLPWVDSIYSSSQYHTIISIWLKQFADNNGFQTGIRYKGKLVGSIGFHHIDWNNRQTSIGYWLAKEAEGHGIMTRAVQALINYAFFDLLLNRIEIRCGTKNFKSRAIPERLGFVQEGLIRDGEYLNDHYHDLIIYGLLAREWKK
- a CDS encoding histidine kinase N-terminal domain-containing protein; this translates as MLATTKRRLTDFLESQKKVILDEWEKMIMESDKDPFKDHIKQNGEAIFDIVKSILTRPEEKIETYIKKLAYVVGDERVKADINIGEFVYNINLGRSIINKYLNKMDMDWTELQKSIDNINYCFDKFLYYTVSYYTEAKNKIIEEKSKFIDSTHKDRLTLLGQMTSSFIHEFRNPLTSIQGFIQLLKADYPSMNYLDIISNELEQLNFRISQFLLLSKKELIGKDKSIFSLKSLIDEVLTFLYPSILDCKVRIINEIVNDIKLYGYSDEIRQVLINIIFNAIDVLSQYRSDPLIEIKGYYTNEKKEYIKLEIANNGPMISKEMLQTIFEPFVTTKKLGTGLGLFVCKEIIEKHKGVLSCKSNEEKTVFTIILPSADTSMKE
- a CDS encoding cation diffusion facilitator family transporter, with protein sequence MERNDQLRLGEKGAWLSIIAYIILASIKLLIAKIGHSEGLGADGLNNLTDVIASVAVLIGLRISRKPADHNHLYGHSRAESVASLVAAFIMISVGIQVIIGGIQNFFKDNIETPNWLTAWTALGSALAMYGVYRYNLKLGEKINSSSIKAVAYDNRSDALVSIGAFIGIAGTQFGIALLDVLTALAVGVLICKTAVGIFSEASHSLTDGFNEEMLAEIVTTIRKTPGVESIKEVKARMNGNQVLVEATVLVKPSLNVVESHNITENIEKNLRHMHMIESAIIHIEPLLNGD
- a CDS encoding FeoA family protein; this translates as MLRLRVGEKGTIKDISKADYLVQRRLLDLGITEGSEICIKRILPFGGPVMVESGGQCVGIRRKEADRIEVERSK
- the feoB gene encoding ferrous iron transport protein B, whose protein sequence is MNIALLGNPNTGKTSLFNNLTGSYEYVGNWSGVTVEKKVGLLKDKKNKLIDLPGIYTLNPLSKDEGIVTNFLLTGSFDKILNILDASQLERNMHLTIQLLEYGKPLIVGLNMIDVAANRGIQIDRNQLSAALGVPVVPVVARSGKGCEELAEITVSNSISTVNNELVYYDKEIEDAVLKLDAKLKGKTNHSSRWLTLQLLEGNPYVKDYLMGFIDIQQIEQFVSEVEKSVKEKYQVNSLEQFIYKKRKNAIEKIIKESAFIKTVHNPPLSERIDRIVTNKFLGIPIFLFFMYFVFMLTFDWLGFRLSDLLDGFISGPLTNAISYLLSIIGGSEFIRALVLEGIVAGVGGVLVFVPQIFILFFFISFLEDSGYMARVALVMDRFMEAAGLNGKAFIPMIIGFGCNVPGIMAARTIETPKERLLTVLLTPLMSCSARLPVYALFIGAFFVHHKAIIVLSLYVMGIVIALLLAKIFSSTILKGETSFFVIELPPYRLPQMKALWRSTWDKGKGFVKKAGTFIFAGSVLIWLLSYIGPAGVNVDMDKSFLAAIGGIFAPLLKPIGFGSWQAGASLLTGFLAKESIISTMNIIFFVPDEASLQGILSKHFSPLSAYSFMVFILLYIPCLATTATIYKETGSKKWTVFSMGYALTIAYVLAFIIYQGGRLFGLS